One Streptomyces sp. R28 DNA window includes the following coding sequences:
- the aspA gene encoding aspartate ammonia-lyase — protein sequence MNAATRSEHDLLGDRDVPVEAYWGVHTLRATENFPITGTPISAYPHLIDALAAVKEAAALANQELGLLEARKADAIVAACREIRAGKLHEQFVVDVIQGGAGTSTNMNANEVVANRALELLGHAKGEYQYLHPNEDVNLGQSTNDVYPTAVKVATVFAVRGLLKAMFVLQDSFARKAVEFRDVLKMGRTQLQDAVPMTLGQEFSAYAVMIDEDRSRLAEAVELIHEINLGATAIGTGLNAPAGYAESARRHLAEITGLPLVTAANLVEATQDCGAFVQMSGVLKRIAVKLSKSCNDLRLLSSGPRAGLGEINLPPVQAGSSIMPGKVNPVIPEVVNQVAFEVIGNDVAITMAAEAGQLQLNAFEPIILHSLSESITHLRAACVTLAERCVNGITANTEALRRTVENSIGLVTALNPHIGYTPATDIAKEALVSGRGVAELVLEKGLLPAETLADLLRPEVVAGSGQALA from the coding sequence ATGAACGCCGCCACCCGCAGTGAGCACGACCTCCTCGGCGACCGTGACGTCCCCGTCGAGGCCTACTGGGGTGTCCACACCCTGCGTGCCACGGAGAACTTCCCGATCACCGGTACGCCCATCTCCGCCTACCCGCACCTGATCGACGCCCTGGCCGCCGTCAAGGAGGCCGCCGCCCTCGCCAATCAGGAGCTGGGGCTGCTGGAGGCGAGGAAGGCCGACGCGATCGTCGCCGCCTGCCGTGAGATCCGCGCCGGCAAGCTGCACGAGCAGTTCGTCGTCGACGTCATCCAGGGCGGCGCCGGCACCTCGACCAACATGAACGCCAACGAGGTCGTGGCCAACCGGGCGTTGGAGCTGCTGGGGCACGCCAAGGGCGAGTACCAGTACCTGCACCCCAACGAGGACGTCAACCTCGGTCAGTCGACGAACGACGTCTACCCGACCGCCGTGAAGGTCGCGACGGTGTTCGCGGTGCGTGGCCTGCTCAAGGCGATGTTCGTCCTGCAGGACTCCTTCGCGCGCAAGGCCGTCGAGTTCCGTGACGTGCTGAAGATGGGCCGTACACAGCTGCAGGACGCCGTGCCGATGACGCTCGGGCAGGAGTTCTCCGCGTACGCCGTCATGATTGACGAGGACCGCTCCCGGCTCGCGGAGGCGGTGGAGTTGATCCATGAGATCAACCTGGGCGCCACGGCCATCGGCACCGGCCTCAACGCCCCCGCCGGGTATGCCGAGTCGGCCCGCCGTCATCTCGCGGAGATCACCGGGCTGCCGCTGGTCACGGCTGCCAACCTGGTCGAGGCGACGCAGGACTGCGGGGCGTTCGTCCAGATGTCCGGCGTGCTCAAGCGGATCGCCGTGAAGCTGTCCAAGAGCTGCAACGACCTGCGCCTGCTCTCCTCCGGGCCGCGTGCGGGGCTCGGTGAGATCAACCTGCCGCCGGTGCAGGCCGGTTCGTCGATCATGCCGGGCAAGGTCAACCCGGTGATCCCCGAGGTCGTCAACCAGGTCGCCTTCGAGGTGATCGGCAACGACGTCGCCATCACCATGGCCGCCGAGGCCGGACAGCTCCAGCTCAACGCTTTCGAGCCGATCATCCTGCACTCCCTGTCGGAGAGCATCACCCACCTCCGCGCGGCCTGCGTGACCCTCGCCGAGCGCTGCGTGAACGGCATCACCGCCAACACCGAGGCGCTGCGCCGGACCGTGGAGAACTCCATCGGCCTGGTCACGGCCCTGAACCCGCACATCGGGTACACGCCCGCCACCGACATCGCCAAGGAGGCACTGGTCTCCGGCCGGGGCGTGGCCGAACTCGTCCTGGAGAAGGGCCTGTTGCCGGCCGAGACCCTCGCCGACCTGCTGCGGCCGGAGGTCGTCGCGGGCAGCGGCCAGGCCCTGGCCTGA
- a CDS encoding glutaminase yields MVIMAASTSSLTFQPILERIAEEIERTPGRGRPADYIPALAACDPRRFGMAVAELDGSVYGVGDWREPFSTQSLTKVFTLALDLAREGDELWEHVGREPSGNPFNSLVQLEYENGIPRNPFINAGALVVTDRLQTRTGDAAGELLAFLRAESGDQTLDFDNDVAASEATHGDRNAALAHFMASYGNIDNPVPDLLDQYFRQCSIKASCADLALATTFLARHGVRADGTRLLTRSQAKQVNAVMLTCGTYDAAGDFAYRVGLPGKSGVGGGIIAVVPGRCTLCVWSPGLDERGNSVAGVAALDRFTTLTGLSVF; encoded by the coding sequence ATGGTGATCATGGCAGCGTCGACGTCGTCACTGACCTTCCAGCCGATCCTGGAGCGCATCGCGGAAGAGATCGAGCGGACCCCCGGCCGCGGCCGGCCCGCCGACTACATCCCGGCGCTCGCGGCCTGCGACCCGCGCCGCTTCGGCATGGCCGTCGCGGAACTCGACGGCTCGGTGTACGGCGTGGGGGACTGGCGCGAGCCGTTCTCCACGCAGTCCCTCACCAAGGTCTTCACCCTCGCGCTCGACCTGGCCCGAGAGGGCGACGAACTCTGGGAGCACGTGGGCCGCGAGCCCTCCGGCAACCCCTTCAACTCCCTGGTCCAGCTGGAGTACGAGAACGGCATCCCGCGCAACCCGTTCATCAACGCGGGCGCGCTGGTCGTCACCGACCGCCTCCAGACCCGTACCGGAGACGCGGCGGGCGAACTCCTCGCCTTCCTCCGCGCCGAGAGCGGCGACCAGACCCTCGACTTCGACAACGACGTCGCCGCCTCCGAGGCCACCCACGGCGACCGCAACGCCGCCCTCGCCCACTTCATGGCGTCGTACGGCAACATCGACAACCCAGTGCCGGACCTGCTCGACCAGTACTTCCGGCAATGCTCGATCAAGGCGTCCTGCGCCGACCTCGCCCTGGCCACCACCTTCCTCGCCCGCCACGGCGTCCGCGCCGACGGCACCCGCCTGCTCACCCGCAGCCAGGCCAAACAGGTCAACGCGGTGATGCTGACCTGCGGGACGTACGACGCGGCGGGCGACTTCGCGTACCGGGTGGGTCTGCCGGGCAAGAGTGGCGTCGGCGGGGGGATCATCGCCGTCGTACCGGGCCGCTGCACGCTGTGTGTGTGGAGCCCGGGGCTCGACGAGCGCGGCAACTCGGTGGCCGGGGTGGCCGCCCTCGACCGCTTCACGACGCTCACCGGGCTGTCGGTCTTCTGA
- a CDS encoding asparaginase — protein sequence MYSSSIADAPLVREPLHAPVAHLIRGGMTEGIHYGSVVVLGTDGEVQFQLGDIEAAFYPRSALKPVQAVAMVRAGLPLDGELLSLTAASHSGEERHLAGTRRILELAALTEDHLRNVPDLPYDPVVRDAWVREGRLPSRLAQNCSGKHAAMLYTCALNGWSLDDYLDPGHPLQQAIAEIVEDLTGQRIARVTVDGCGAPLFSISLHGLARAAARITSAAPGTPEARVADAMREHAEMASGSGRDVAALMRAVPGLLAKDGFEGVQVAALPDGRAVAVKIADGANRARVPVAAAALARAGVDPELLTEFQGEALLGGGQAVGCVRPVRSLEPVAVSACA from the coding sequence ATGTACAGCAGTTCCATAGCGGACGCACCCCTTGTCCGCGAACCACTCCACGCCCCCGTCGCCCACCTCATACGCGGCGGAATGACCGAAGGCATCCACTACGGCTCCGTCGTCGTCCTCGGCACCGACGGCGAGGTCCAGTTCCAGCTCGGTGACATCGAGGCCGCCTTCTACCCGCGCTCCGCGCTCAAGCCCGTCCAGGCCGTCGCCATGGTGCGCGCCGGCCTCCCGCTCGACGGCGAGCTGCTCTCGCTCACCGCGGCCAGCCACTCCGGCGAGGAACGCCACCTCGCCGGAACCCGGCGCATCCTCGAACTCGCCGCGCTCACCGAGGACCACCTGCGCAACGTCCCGGACCTGCCGTACGACCCGGTCGTGCGGGACGCCTGGGTACGGGAGGGCCGCCTGCCCTCCCGGCTCGCCCAGAACTGCTCCGGCAAGCACGCGGCCATGTTGTACACCTGCGCGCTCAACGGCTGGTCCCTGGACGACTACCTCGACCCCGGCCACCCGCTCCAGCAGGCCATCGCCGAGATCGTCGAGGACCTCACGGGCCAGCGCATCGCGCGGGTGACCGTCGACGGGTGCGGGGCGCCGCTGTTCTCCATCTCGCTGCATGGCCTTGCCCGCGCGGCGGCTCGTATCACCTCCGCGGCGCCGGGGACGCCCGAGGCTCGGGTCGCCGACGCGATGCGGGAGCACGCCGAGATGGCCTCCGGGTCCGGACGGGATGTGGCGGCGTTGATGCGGGCCGTGCCGGGGCTGCTCGCCAAGGACGGATTCGAGGGTGTTCAGGTCGCCGCCCTGCCGGACGGGCGGGCCGTCGCTGTGAAGATCGCCGACGGGGCGAACCGGGCGCGAGTTCCGGTCGCTGCGGCGGCGCTTGCGCGGGCCGGGGTCGATCCGGAGCTGCTCACCGAGTTCCAGGGTGAGGCGCTGCTCGGGGGCGGTCAGGCGGTCGGGTGTGTGCGGCCCGTTCGTTCGCTGGAGCCGGTCGCTGTTTCGGCTTGCGCCTAA
- a CDS encoding tetratricopeptide repeat protein: MFSRKNRRPKTPELLKAWEALDEGDVPGALRQLRHGTDDLPLGEVALVVARAAGAAGFEDLHEAAGALAARPEKARALYDFGYACIERGVPSLAIPALRGALNQAPASVAVLRELVSAYEREGRHREATDLLAARESGLTDWPDRYLLVFNALMSGDLALARRQHARLSDPDDAMWLPTQARQGRMLERAASAEPVSPLDRGDLRGWQYVIGGTLLGSMSPYGFDAGMAGRYAWLQDSHDQCLRGLLRLKTVLDAAGVRPTSVSLLPDRSSRILGLAAAELLQLPAEPFTPDREDTVVVAYDLNDVAAADGGPDIIGGLFERAPGQVLHEHASNWTDPPVVTADSVALLHQSATAPWEGQLRADDDGSVERGAPDDRPEREIAADILAGDASPDEGDGQTPADGAEALTDFVTAVRGSWLRGDRAGLTSSGPVVSSRFL, encoded by the coding sequence ATGTTCTCGCGCAAGAATCGCCGACCGAAGACCCCCGAACTCCTCAAGGCCTGGGAAGCACTCGACGAGGGTGACGTGCCCGGCGCCCTGCGCCAGTTGCGGCACGGCACCGACGACCTGCCGCTGGGCGAGGTCGCTCTCGTGGTCGCCCGGGCCGCCGGAGCGGCCGGTTTCGAGGATCTCCACGAGGCGGCAGGCGCCCTCGCCGCCCGACCCGAAAAGGCCCGGGCACTCTACGACTTCGGGTACGCCTGTATCGAGCGCGGCGTGCCCTCCCTGGCGATACCCGCCCTGCGCGGGGCACTGAACCAGGCGCCGGCGTCGGTGGCGGTCCTGCGGGAGCTGGTCTCGGCCTACGAGCGCGAGGGCCGCCACCGCGAGGCGACGGACCTCCTGGCCGCGCGCGAGAGCGGGCTCACCGACTGGCCGGACCGCTATCTGCTGGTCTTCAACGCCCTCATGTCCGGCGACCTCGCCCTGGCCCGCCGTCAGCACGCCCGGTTGTCCGACCCCGACGACGCCATGTGGCTGCCCACCCAGGCCCGCCAGGGCCGCATGCTGGAGCGGGCCGCGAGCGCCGAGCCGGTGAGCCCGCTGGACCGCGGCGATCTGCGGGGCTGGCAGTACGTCATCGGCGGCACCCTGCTCGGCTCGATGTCCCCCTACGGCTTCGACGCGGGCATGGCCGGGCGGTACGCCTGGTTGCAGGACTCCCACGACCAGTGCCTGCGGGGCCTGCTGCGGCTGAAGACGGTCCTCGACGCCGCCGGGGTGCGCCCCACGTCGGTGTCGCTGCTGCCCGACCGGAGCAGCAGGATCCTCGGTCTCGCCGCGGCCGAGTTGCTTCAGCTGCCGGCGGAGCCGTTCACGCCTGACCGGGAGGACACCGTCGTCGTCGCGTACGACCTGAACGACGTGGCCGCCGCCGACGGGGGCCCGGACATCATCGGCGGGCTGTTCGAACGGGCTCCGGGACAGGTCCTGCACGAACACGCGAGCAACTGGACCGACCCGCCGGTGGTGACCGCCGACAGCGTCGCTCTGCTGCACCAGTCGGCGACGGCACCCTGGGAGGGGCAGCTGCGCGCAGACGACGACGGGAGCGTCGAGCGCGGCGCCCCCGACGACCGGCCGGAGCGGGAGATCGCCGCCGACATCCTGGCGGGCGACGCCTCGCCCGACGAGGGCGACGGCCAGACCCCCGCCGACGGGGCCGAGGCGCTCACCGACTTCGTCACCGCCGTGCGCGGCTCCTGGCTCCGGGGCGACCGGGCCGGCCTCACGTCTTCGGGTCCGGTGGTCAGTTCGCGGTTCCTGTGA